Proteins encoded in a region of the Geobacillus genomosp. 3 genome:
- a CDS encoding TrkH family potassium uptake protein → MNPKGKFFDPPKILVSGFALIIFIGALLLTLPVATVDGRGMPFLDALFTATSATCVTGLVVVDTGTTFTLFGQLVILTLIQVGGLGFMTFATLFAFLLGKRISLKERLILQEALNNLTIEGIVRLVKRIFLFTVVIEGIGGVLLSIRFAFDMPLGRAIYFGFFHAISNFNNAGFDLMGEFRSLTGYVDDPVVSLVVPILIILGGIGFIVMNEVYEYRQTRRLSLHTKVVAITTAWLLVASMALILLLEWDNPKTMGPLSLSGKFLSAFYQAVTPRTAGSNTLNIPDLTQPTLFLIIFLMFVGASPGSTGGGIKTTTFATLLGAVWSQIRGKEDVILFRKRIVYDTVYKSLTVTMSGLFIVMFVTMVLTITESGKDFLMILFEATSAFGTVGLSMGLTPELSPLGKVIIILTMFAGRVGPLTIAYAVTLRRQPDPFRYPKGKIMIG, encoded by the coding sequence ATGAATCCGAAAGGCAAATTTTTTGATCCGCCGAAAATTCTCGTGTCTGGATTTGCGCTCATTATTTTCATTGGAGCGCTGCTGTTGACGCTTCCTGTTGCGACCGTCGATGGAAGAGGGATGCCGTTTTTAGACGCGTTGTTTACAGCGACTTCGGCGACGTGCGTAACCGGACTTGTCGTCGTCGATACCGGGACGACGTTTACCCTGTTTGGCCAGCTCGTCATTTTGACGCTCATTCAAGTCGGCGGGCTCGGATTTATGACGTTTGCGACGCTGTTTGCCTTTTTGCTTGGCAAACGCATTTCGTTGAAAGAGCGGCTCATCCTCCAAGAGGCGCTCAACAATTTGACGATCGAGGGCATCGTCCGTCTTGTCAAACGCATTTTCCTTTTTACTGTTGTGATCGAAGGGATCGGCGGGGTGCTGCTCTCGATCCGCTTTGCCTTTGACATGCCGCTCGGCCGGGCGATTTACTTTGGCTTTTTCCATGCGATTTCGAACTTTAACAACGCCGGGTTTGATTTAATGGGCGAGTTCCGCAGCTTGACCGGCTACGTGGACGATCCGGTCGTCAGCCTTGTTGTGCCGATTTTGATTATTTTAGGCGGAATCGGCTTTATCGTCATGAATGAAGTGTACGAGTATAGACAGACGCGCCGCCTTTCCCTCCATACGAAGGTCGTCGCCATTACGACGGCATGGCTGCTAGTGGCCAGCATGGCGCTGATTTTGCTGCTTGAGTGGGACAACCCGAAGACGATGGGGCCGCTGTCGCTGTCAGGAAAGTTTTTGTCGGCGTTTTACCAGGCGGTCACTCCGAGAACAGCGGGGTCTAATACACTCAATATCCCGGATTTGACACAACCGACGCTGTTTTTGATCATTTTCCTCATGTTTGTCGGCGCTTCCCCCGGTTCAACAGGCGGGGGGATCAAAACGACGACATTCGCGACATTGCTCGGTGCGGTATGGTCGCAAATTCGCGGAAAAGAGGATGTCATTTTATTCCGGAAACGGATCGTGTACGATACGGTGTACAAGTCGCTGACCGTGACAATGAGCGGGCTGTTTATCGTCATGTTTGTCACGATGGTGTTGACGATCACTGAGAGCGGAAAAGACTTTCTCATGATTTTATTCGAAGCGACGTCGGCGTTTGGAACCGTCGGGCTGTCGATGGGACTGACTCCGGAGTTGTCTCCGTTAGGAAAGGTGATCATTATCTTGACGATGTTTGCCGGCCGCGTCGGCCCGCTGACGATCGCGTACGCGGTCACGCTGCGCCGCCAGCCGGATCCGTTCCGGTACCCGAAAGGAAAAATTATGATTGGGTAA
- a CDS encoding sporulation protein has product MWKKFLSKLGIGAAKVDLALHRPHVRLGETMEGEFLLEGGSVAQQIRKLEVVLQLDVEAGGKTYRRRAAVIPVASSFTIQPGERKVLPFSYTLPLHLPISRPTVRYTFVTHLDIADGADAYDQDAIHILPPTALEQVFSALAALGFREKPASGTITPYGQEFSFFPTGEFQGIVQEVEFFALAEEQGVRLHLEMDVRSGWGGEREIRQELVISNDQLRDPATAAGLLKEAIDGAVRAAGAAQPSGHPWMAPHSPIPGHPSGRYSSIHHSRHGGHGWSGAIGGFAAGMLAGMVAEELLDDALDDVADGLDVDDWFDGGDGFDGGDWL; this is encoded by the coding sequence ATGTGGAAAAAGTTTTTATCGAAGCTCGGCATTGGCGCTGCAAAAGTGGATCTCGCGCTGCATCGCCCGCATGTGCGCCTTGGTGAAACGATGGAAGGAGAGTTTTTGTTGGAAGGCGGTTCGGTCGCCCAACAAATCCGCAAGCTGGAAGTGGTGCTTCAGCTTGACGTAGAGGCAGGCGGCAAGACATACCGCCGTCGGGCAGCTGTCATCCCGGTGGCCTCGTCGTTTACGATTCAGCCTGGCGAGCGGAAAGTGCTGCCGTTTTCGTACACACTGCCGCTCCATTTGCCGATCAGCCGCCCGACCGTGCGCTATACGTTCGTGACTCATCTCGATATTGCGGATGGAGCTGATGCGTACGACCAAGACGCCATTCACATTTTGCCGCCGACAGCCTTGGAGCAAGTGTTTTCCGCTTTGGCAGCCTTAGGTTTTCGCGAGAAACCGGCATCCGGGACCATTACACCGTACGGACAGGAATTTTCATTCTTTCCAACGGGCGAATTTCAAGGGATCGTCCAGGAAGTCGAGTTTTTTGCCCTTGCCGAAGAGCAAGGGGTGCGCCTTCATCTGGAAATGGATGTCCGCAGTGGTTGGGGAGGCGAACGCGAGATCAGGCAGGAGTTGGTTATTTCGAACGACCAGCTTCGTGATCCGGCGACTGCAGCCGGTTTATTGAAAGAAGCAATCGACGGGGCTGTGCGCGCGGCTGGAGCCGCCCAGCCATCCGGACATCCATGGATGGCGCCGCATTCGCCAATCCCCGGCCATCCGTCCGGCCGTTATTCATCCATCCATCATTCGCGCCATGGCGGACATGGATGGTCCGGCGCCATTGGCGGATTCGCGGCTGGCATGTTGGCGGGGATGGTGGCGGAAGAGCTGCTCGACGATGCCCTTGATGATGTGGCCGACGGTCTGGATGTTGATGACTGGTTTGATGGTGGCGATGGGTTTGATGGCGGGGATTGGCTGTAA
- a CDS encoding spore coat protein: MHGQMHGHRHLAWHETLELHELIAFQANALMKMKKAVGKIDCPELKGLYTETIQGLETNLRELLAFIPAAPMMEESRDHDDGDRALHAGDLLGFAKTSVRNYAAVITETATPVLRKTFVKHLLKAIETHEKAFNYMHERGYYPAYDLAQLLHNDVRNAQKALSMGYER; this comes from the coding sequence ATGCATGGGCAAATGCACGGCCATCGCCATTTGGCATGGCACGAAACGTTGGAGCTGCATGAATTGATCGCTTTTCAGGCCAACGCGTTAATGAAAATGAAAAAGGCTGTCGGCAAGATCGATTGTCCTGAGCTCAAAGGGCTTTATACGGAAACGATTCAAGGATTGGAAACGAACTTGCGTGAGCTGCTTGCCTTCATCCCGGCGGCGCCGATGATGGAAGAAAGCCGCGACCATGATGATGGCGACCGGGCCTTGCATGCGGGCGACTTGCTTGGCTTTGCGAAAACGTCGGTGCGCAATTACGCCGCTGTCATCACGGAAACGGCTACGCCCGTATTGCGGAAGACGTTTGTCAAGCACTTGCTGAAGGCGATTGAAACGCATGAAAAGGCGTTCAACTACATGCATGAACGCGGCTATTACCCGGCATACGACCTCGCTCAGCTGCTGCATAACGATGTCCGCAATGCGCAAAAGGCGCTGTCAATGGGATATGAGCGATGA
- a CDS encoding ROK family protein: protein MRCYIVFDIGGTYVKHAVINEHGDFLEKGRYRSERHDFQRFRDDLLRVVRQAQANYKLSGIAISSAGSVDSDIGIIGGSSALPCIHGPNFKAVFGGETGLPVELENDANCAALGELWKGAGRGCRDIVFVIVGTGIGGAIVKDGRIHKGAHLHGGEFGYMLMDVRYANGTVECKTWSELAATSALIRMVAEEKGMQESELDGEKVFALAEGGDEAAQKAIDRFYFALAQGIFNLQYAYDPEKIIVGGGISSRPDFVGEINKRLSALLSVVSIAKVRPVVEACRFKNDANLLGALYHYLERRGELGAGPFPPVD, encoded by the coding sequence ATGCGTTGCTATATCGTTTTCGACATTGGGGGCACGTATGTGAAACATGCCGTCATAAACGAGCACGGCGATTTTTTGGAAAAGGGGCGCTATCGTTCAGAGCGTCATGACTTTCAACGATTTCGCGACGACTTGCTTCGCGTCGTCCGCCAAGCGCAGGCGAATTACAAACTTTCCGGCATTGCGATCAGTTCGGCAGGCAGCGTTGACAGCGACATCGGCATCATCGGCGGAAGCAGTGCCTTGCCGTGCATTCACGGCCCCAACTTTAAAGCCGTATTCGGCGGGGAGACGGGGCTGCCGGTGGAGCTGGAAAATGATGCGAACTGCGCGGCGCTTGGCGAATTATGGAAGGGGGCGGGCCGGGGGTGCCGTGACATCGTCTTTGTCATCGTCGGCACCGGCATCGGCGGAGCGATCGTGAAAGACGGACGCATTCATAAAGGAGCGCACTTGCACGGCGGAGAGTTTGGCTATATGTTGATGGATGTCCGTTATGCAAACGGAACCGTTGAATGCAAAACATGGAGTGAGCTGGCGGCGACGAGTGCGCTGATCCGGATGGTGGCCGAGGAAAAAGGGATGCAAGAAAGTGAATTGGACGGAGAAAAAGTATTTGCGTTGGCAGAGGGCGGCGATGAAGCCGCGCAAAAGGCGATCGACCGATTTTACTTCGCCTTGGCGCAAGGCATTTTTAATTTGCAGTATGCGTACGATCCGGAAAAAATCATTGTCGGCGGGGGCATTAGCAGCCGTCCCGATTTCGTCGGTGAAATCAACAAGCGGCTTTCCGCGCTGCTGTCGGTTGTTTCGATCGCGAAAGTCCGCCCCGTTGTGGAGGCGTGCCGCTTCAAAAACGATGCGAACTTGCTCGGCGCTTTATACCATTACCTAGAACGGCGCGGGGAGCTGGGGGCGGGCCCATTTCCGCCCGTTGACTGA
- a CDS encoding undecaprenyl-diphosphate phosphatase has product MHWIELLKAVMLGMVEGLTEFAPVSSTGHMIIVDDLWLRSTEFLGKYAANTFKVVIQLGSILAAVVVFKDRFLDLLGFRGRHPGGKPRLTLIHVIIGLLPAGVLGVLFEDYIDEHLFSTKTVLIGLVLGALLMIAADKFAKRVARAQTVDHITYKQAFLVGLVQCLSLWPGFSRSGSTIAGGVLVGMSHRAAADFTFIMAVPIMAGASGLSLLKNWQYVTAADIPFFIVGFLSAFVFALLAIRFFLQLINRIRLVPFAVYRIVLAVVIYFLYF; this is encoded by the coding sequence ATGCACTGGATCGAGCTGTTGAAGGCGGTTATGTTAGGGATGGTCGAGGGGCTGACCGAGTTCGCCCCTGTGTCTTCGACCGGGCATATGATCATTGTGGACGATCTTTGGCTGAGATCGACTGAGTTTTTAGGCAAGTACGCGGCGAATACATTTAAAGTTGTCATCCAGCTCGGCTCGATTTTGGCCGCCGTTGTGGTGTTTAAAGACCGATTTCTCGATTTGCTTGGTTTCCGCGGCCGCCATCCGGGCGGGAAACCGCGGCTGACGCTCATTCACGTCATCATTGGCCTACTTCCGGCCGGGGTGCTCGGCGTGTTGTTTGAAGACTACATCGATGAACATTTGTTCTCGACCAAAACAGTGCTGATCGGCCTTGTGCTCGGCGCGCTGCTCATGATCGCCGCTGACAAATTCGCGAAAAGGGTTGCGCGGGCGCAGACGGTCGACCACATTACATACAAACAGGCGTTTCTCGTCGGGTTGGTGCAATGTTTATCGTTATGGCCGGGCTTTTCCCGCTCCGGTTCAACGATCGCCGGTGGGGTGCTCGTCGGCATGAGCCATCGCGCTGCGGCCGATTTCACGTTCATTATGGCTGTCCCGATCATGGCCGGGGCGAGCGGGCTGTCGCTGTTGAAAAACTGGCAGTACGTTACGGCCGCCGACATCCCGTTTTTCATCGTCGGATTTTTGAGCGCCTTCGTCTTTGCTTTGCTGGCGATCCGCTTTTTCCTGCAGCTTATCAACCGCATCCGTCTCGTGCCGTTTGCCGTGTATCGGATCGTGCTGGCCGTTGTCATTTACTTCTTATACTTCTAA
- a CDS encoding undecaprenyldiphospho-muramoylpentapeptide beta-N-acetylglucosaminyltransferase: MRKKIVLTGGGTAGHVMVNVALIPKLKEQGWDIVYIGSHEGIEREIIGRIDGVPYYSVSTGKLRRYFDWKNFKDPFNVLRGGFQAYHLIRKEKPDVVFSKGGFVSVPVILGAWLNGVPSVIHESDLTPGLANKIAMPFATKICLTFPETKQHVSADKAVYVGAIVREELKHGSAAQGRQMCQFDGKKPVLLAMGGSLGSKKINDALRANLSTLLAEFDIIHICGKGNIDQSLVHQKGYKQFEYVNEELPHLLALADIVVSRAGANAIFELLALRKPMLLIPLSKAASRGDQILNARSFENAGYAEVLMEEDLTNESLHTAIRRLYENKDRYQKNMEKTNTSDPLQTLLAVIHDTAAR, translated from the coding sequence TTGCGAAAGAAAATCGTCTTAACCGGCGGTGGCACAGCCGGCCATGTGATGGTCAACGTCGCCTTGATTCCGAAACTAAAAGAACAAGGCTGGGACATCGTCTACATCGGCTCTCACGAGGGAATTGAGCGGGAGATCATCGGCCGCATCGACGGCGTGCCGTACTATTCGGTTTCGACCGGAAAACTGCGCCGTTATTTTGACTGGAAAAACTTCAAAGATCCGTTTAACGTACTAAGGGGGGGTTTTCAGGCGTACCACCTCATCCGAAAAGAAAAGCCGGACGTCGTTTTCTCCAAAGGCGGATTCGTCTCGGTTCCCGTCATTCTCGGCGCCTGGCTGAACGGTGTGCCGTCGGTCATTCATGAATCCGACTTGACGCCCGGCCTTGCAAACAAAATCGCCATGCCATTTGCGACGAAAATTTGCCTCACCTTTCCGGAAACGAAGCAACACGTCAGCGCCGATAAAGCGGTCTACGTCGGCGCTATCGTCCGCGAGGAACTGAAGCACGGCAGCGCTGCCCAAGGACGACAGATGTGCCAGTTCGACGGAAAAAAACCGGTGTTGCTTGCGATGGGCGGCAGCTTAGGCTCGAAAAAAATCAACGACGCCTTGCGCGCCAACTTATCGACACTGCTTGCCGAATTTGACATCATTCACATTTGCGGCAAAGGGAACATCGACCAAAGCCTTGTGCACCAAAAAGGATACAAACAGTTCGAATACGTCAACGAAGAGCTGCCGCACTTGTTGGCTCTGGCCGATATCGTCGTCTCCCGCGCCGGGGCGAACGCCATTTTCGAACTGCTCGCCTTGCGCAAGCCGATGCTGCTCATCCCGCTTTCGAAAGCGGCAAGCCGCGGCGACCAAATCCTAAACGCGCGCTCGTTTGAAAATGCGGGCTATGCCGAAGTGTTGATGGAGGAAGACTTGACAAACGAATCGCTCCATACTGCCATTCGCCGCCTATACGAAAACAAAGACCGCTATCAAAAAAACATGGAGAAAACCAACACAAGCGACCCGCTGCAAACATTGCTTGCGGTCATTCACGATACCGCAGCACGATAA
- a CDS encoding polysaccharide deacetylase family protein, which produces MLAWLVGCLLIGIVVYGVVPTIVIRKKRVLLFREGTAPDCLALTFDDGPDPYYTPKLLDLLKKYGVKATFFVVGRKAERYPDIVRRMVEEGHEIGIHNYRHMSNWLLPPLWLDWGVRRAAAAIERATGQRPVYYRPPWGHFNAWTPIVQKRYTTVLWTHIVGDWNAKLGAMELFRRLKEAVRGGAVIVLHDNGDALGADRRAPEQMLSALELLLKDEAAKKMRWVTITEMRNAQTNKRISSM; this is translated from the coding sequence ATGTTGGCATGGCTTGTTGGTTGTCTGCTTATTGGAATCGTCGTTTACGGGGTTGTGCCGACGATCGTCATTCGCAAAAAGCGGGTGCTGTTGTTTCGGGAAGGAACAGCCCCGGATTGTCTTGCTTTGACGTTTGATGACGGCCCTGACCCGTATTATACGCCAAAGCTGTTAGATTTATTAAAGAAATATGGCGTCAAGGCGACGTTTTTCGTCGTCGGCCGCAAAGCGGAGCGTTACCCGGATATTGTGCGGCGCATGGTGGAGGAAGGCCATGAAATCGGCATTCACAATTACCGCCATATGAGCAACTGGCTTTTGCCGCCGCTTTGGCTCGATTGGGGGGTGCGCCGCGCCGCTGCGGCGATTGAGCGGGCGACAGGCCAACGACCGGTTTATTACCGCCCGCCGTGGGGACATTTTAACGCATGGACGCCCATTGTGCAAAAACGGTATACGACCGTGTTATGGACGCATATTGTTGGCGACTGGAACGCCAAACTGGGGGCAATGGAGTTGTTCCGCCGGTTAAAAGAAGCAGTGCGCGGCGGAGCGGTCATTGTTCTTCACGACAACGGCGATGCATTAGGCGCTGACCGGCGCGCGCCGGAGCAAATGTTGTCAGCGCTTGAGCTGTTGCTGAAAGATGAAGCGGCGAAAAAGATGCGCTGGGTGACGATTACAGAAATGAGAAACGCGCAAACTAACAAACGAATCTCGTCGATGTGA
- a CDS encoding DedA family protein: METSVWLPYVQSYGYVMLFLFLFCGIVGIPAPEESLLFFVGLIVAKEQLLLWPSLASCWGGAMVGMVAAYGVGRWWGAPFMKKYGKYVGITDERWGRAQLWFRHYGKWGILFGCYAPGVRQICPYMAGVSRFPFRSFLLLAAFGTAGWVAPLMFIGLLLGRHVHIPLVSFPLVGLALFLLFLLVAWIGQRRRKKSFEG; the protein is encoded by the coding sequence ATGGAAACGAGTGTATGGTTGCCGTACGTTCAGTCGTACGGATATGTGATGCTGTTTTTGTTTTTATTTTGCGGCATTGTCGGCATCCCGGCGCCGGAGGAAAGTTTGCTTTTTTTCGTCGGTTTGATCGTCGCCAAAGAGCAGCTTTTGCTTTGGCCGTCGCTCGCGTCATGTTGGGGAGGAGCGATGGTCGGCATGGTGGCGGCGTATGGCGTCGGACGATGGTGGGGCGCGCCGTTTATGAAAAAGTACGGCAAATACGTCGGAATTACGGACGAACGGTGGGGGCGGGCCCAGCTTTGGTTCCGCCACTATGGGAAATGGGGCATTTTGTTCGGCTGTTATGCGCCAGGTGTCCGGCAAATCTGCCCGTATATGGCAGGAGTGAGCCGGTTTCCATTTCGGTCGTTTTTGCTGCTTGCGGCGTTCGGAACGGCCGGATGGGTCGCTCCGTTGATGTTCATTGGGTTGCTGCTCGGTCGCCATGTTCATATTCCCCTCGTTTCTTTTCCGCTTGTCGGATTGGCGTTGTTTTTGCTGTTTTTGCTTGTGGCGTGGATTGGGCAGCGGAGGCGCAAAAAATCTTTCGAAGGCTAA
- a CDS encoding MGDG synthase family glycosyltransferase, producing MMKVLFLPLFQMNTGHHKVADTLIDFLRRQFPAVESKKIDFLSYCNELMEKMVSEAYLRWIRSHPTSYHRVYKTFMYQEPPRFEFVSFEPWLPYFESKMKKMLEQERPDLIVCTHSFPSRILQQLKRKQALFVPVVNVYTDFFMNSVWGKRFIDYHFVPHPEAKWELVTKYGVDEGRIVVTGIPVHDVFMNTVETRRKRRPIHILVAGGNQGLGNMMAFLRAARASTLFRYSVLCGANRELYDEIASWKLPHIRPLPYIADPQEMNRLYDEVDAVVTKPGGVTVSELLHKRIPMFTIDCLPGQERINLQYLQRNGLIYDLAEPNGGEQNMFRLLNDDVEKNRFFRRVSDYFAGVEKTGQEALAEMVTAMPRRLVWRVLHP from the coding sequence ATGATGAAAGTGTTGTTCTTGCCGTTGTTTCAAATGAACACGGGACACCATAAAGTCGCGGATACGCTGATCGATTTTTTGCGCCGCCAGTTTCCGGCGGTCGAAAGCAAAAAAATCGATTTTTTAAGCTATTGCAATGAGTTGATGGAAAAAATGGTGTCAGAAGCCTACTTGCGCTGGATTCGCTCACATCCCACTTCCTATCATCGCGTGTACAAAACGTTTATGTATCAAGAGCCACCGCGGTTCGAGTTTGTTTCATTTGAGCCGTGGCTGCCATATTTCGAAAGCAAAATGAAAAAAATGCTCGAGCAGGAACGGCCGGATCTGATCGTTTGCACCCACTCGTTTCCATCGCGCATTTTGCAGCAACTCAAGCGGAAACAGGCGCTGTTTGTTCCTGTGGTGAACGTCTATACCGATTTTTTCATGAACAGCGTCTGGGGAAAACGGTTTATCGATTATCACTTCGTCCCCCATCCAGAGGCGAAATGGGAGCTGGTCACAAAGTACGGGGTTGACGAGGGGCGCATCGTGGTCACAGGCATCCCGGTTCATGATGTGTTTATGAACACGGTGGAGACGCGGCGAAAGAGGCGGCCGATTCATATACTTGTCGCCGGCGGAAACCAGGGGCTTGGCAATATGATGGCTTTTTTGCGGGCGGCCCGGGCATCGACGCTGTTTCGTTATTCGGTGCTATGCGGCGCCAATCGCGAGTTGTACGACGAAATTGCCAGCTGGAAGCTCCCCCACATCCGTCCGCTCCCGTACATTGCCGATCCGCAAGAAATGAACCGGCTGTACGATGAGGTGGACGCGGTGGTGACAAAGCCGGGCGGGGTGACGGTGAGTGAACTGCTCCATAAGCGCATTCCGATGTTTACGATCGATTGTCTGCCGGGTCAGGAGCGCATCAATTTGCAATATTTGCAGCGGAACGGTTTGATTTACGATTTAGCTGAACCGAATGGCGGCGAGCAGAACATGTTCCGCTTGCTCAATGATGACGTCGAGAAAAACCGGTTTTTTCGCCGCGTGTCTGACTATTTCGCCGGGGTGGAGAAAACGGGACAAGAGGCGCTCGCTGAAATGGTGACAGCGATGCCGCGGCGGTTGGTTTGGCGTGTGCTTCACCCGTAG
- a CDS encoding D-alanine--D-alanine ligase has translation MRTRVGVLYGGKSPEHQVSLSTAMAVMNAIDPHKFDVIPIYITPEGQWIRGKRLTGPVEEVKQLQFTSTATAMIPVSLNQVPASESSPADSEETIDVIFPLLHGPNGEDGTVQGLLEMLNLPYVGNGVLASAVGMDKVMMKNLFAQAGLRQAKYVAVTKYDWQKGGEAVYDRIEQELGYPCFVKPANAGSSVGISKCKQRGDLHQAFAQAFKYDRKIIIEEAIVGREIEIGVIGNDEPICSVVGEIVPKKEFYDYEAKYEDGQTELIIPAKVTPEQYETIKEMAIAAFKALDLSGLVRADFFLAEDGTVYINEINTMPGFTPYSMFPLLWQHSGVPYPELIERLIALALERHQEKQTITYTFEK, from the coding sequence ATGAGAACGAGAGTCGGAGTGTTGTACGGCGGGAAATCGCCGGAACATCAAGTGTCGTTGTCAACGGCGATGGCAGTGATGAACGCCATTGATCCTCATAAATTTGATGTGATTCCGATTTATATTACCCCTGAAGGACAGTGGATCAGAGGAAAACGATTGACTGGACCGGTCGAAGAAGTGAAACAGCTGCAGTTCACGTCGACAGCGACGGCTATGATCCCGGTATCTTTAAACCAGGTGCCGGCGTCGGAATCGTCGCCTGCGGACAGCGAGGAAACGATCGACGTCATCTTCCCGCTTTTGCATGGGCCAAACGGCGAAGACGGAACTGTACAAGGCCTGCTCGAAATGTTAAACCTCCCGTACGTGGGCAACGGCGTGCTTGCCTCGGCCGTCGGCATGGATAAGGTGATGATGAAAAACTTGTTTGCCCAAGCCGGGCTGCGCCAGGCGAAATATGTAGCGGTGACCAAATATGACTGGCAAAAAGGCGGGGAAGCCGTCTACGACCGGATCGAACAAGAGCTTGGCTACCCGTGCTTTGTCAAACCGGCCAATGCCGGATCGAGCGTCGGCATTTCGAAATGTAAACAGCGCGGCGATTTGCACCAAGCGTTTGCTCAGGCGTTTAAGTATGACCGGAAAATCATCATTGAAGAAGCGATCGTCGGCCGGGAGATCGAGATCGGCGTTATCGGCAATGATGAACCGATTTGTTCGGTCGTCGGAGAAATTGTGCCAAAAAAGGAATTTTACGACTATGAGGCGAAATATGAAGACGGGCAAACGGAATTAATTATTCCTGCCAAAGTGACGCCAGAGCAGTATGAGACGATCAAGGAAATGGCCATTGCCGCGTTTAAAGCGCTCGACTTGTCCGGGCTCGTGCGTGCCGACTTTTTCCTCGCCGAAGATGGCACGGTTTATATTAACGAAATCAATACGATGCCAGGATTTACGCCATACAGCATGTTCCCGCTTCTTTGGCAGCACAGCGGCGTGCCGTATCCGGAACTGATCGAGCGCCTCATTGCGCTGGCTCTAGAACGGCATCAAGAAAAGCAGACGATTACGTACACATTTGAAAAATAA
- a CDS encoding UDP-N-acetylmuramoyl-tripeptide--D-alanyl-D-alanine ligase encodes MMKRTVRQIAEMSGGRCAKPKWEMIAVSGVSTDTRTIQAGNLYVPLIGAKFNGHAFVNEAVQKGAAAVLWSETEGTPPESVPAIVVDDTLSALQRLAARYRQQLGLKVVGVTGSNGKTTTKDMIAALLAVQYRVQKTEGNLNNHIGVPLTLLALDEETDIAVVEMGMSGFGEIERLTSIAKPDAAVITNIGESHLQELGSREGIAKAKLEILAGVHRDGLFVYHGDEPLLAERVPNLSLPRHVATFGAEERNDYYPTDVRIEAGGTSFAINALPDRTLFMPVLGKHHVYNALAAIAVARFFGIGWDGIDAALSRLQVTRMRTEVVKTKYGFTVINDAYNASPTSMRAALTLLRELGGYRKKIAVLGDMLELGEKEAEFHEEIGAMLRPEMADYVFAYGPLAHHIAAAAAPFFADGQVRAFDDKAALAEAVRSVASPGDIVLLKASRGMKLEELLRHWV; translated from the coding sequence ATGATGAAACGGACGGTGCGGCAAATTGCCGAGATGTCAGGCGGCCGTTGCGCGAAGCCGAAGTGGGAGATGATCGCCGTCAGCGGCGTATCGACGGACACGAGAACGATCCAAGCTGGCAACTTGTACGTTCCACTCATTGGAGCGAAGTTTAACGGCCACGCCTTTGTGAACGAGGCGGTGCAAAAAGGAGCGGCGGCAGTGCTATGGTCCGAAACGGAAGGGACGCCGCCGGAGAGTGTCCCGGCGATTGTCGTCGATGATACGCTTTCGGCGCTGCAGCGTCTCGCCGCCCGCTACCGCCAACAGCTCGGGTTGAAAGTCGTCGGCGTGACCGGCAGCAACGGCAAAACGACGACGAAAGATATGATCGCTGCTCTTCTTGCAGTCCAATATCGCGTGCAAAAAACAGAAGGGAACTTAAACAACCATATCGGCGTACCGCTCACGCTCCTCGCGCTCGATGAGGAAACGGACATTGCTGTCGTGGAAATGGGGATGAGCGGATTTGGCGAAATTGAGCGGCTCACCTCGATTGCCAAACCGGATGCGGCCGTGATCACAAATATCGGTGAATCGCACTTGCAGGAACTTGGCTCACGGGAAGGCATCGCCAAGGCCAAACTGGAAATTTTGGCGGGGGTGCACCGCGATGGTTTGTTCGTCTACCACGGCGACGAACCGCTGTTGGCTGAGCGGGTGCCGAACTTGTCTCTTCCCCGCCATGTCGCGACATTTGGAGCAGAGGAGAGAAACGACTACTACCCGACCGATGTGCGCATTGAAGCGGGGGGGACGTCATTTGCCATTAACGCGCTTCCGGATCGGACGCTCTTTATGCCGGTGTTGGGAAAACATCATGTATACAACGCGCTCGCGGCCATTGCGGTAGCTCGCTTTTTTGGCATCGGCTGGGACGGCATTGATGCGGCCTTGTCCCGTCTGCAAGTGACGCGCATGCGCACCGAAGTCGTTAAAACAAAGTATGGCTTCACGGTGATTAACGATGCTTACAATGCGAGTCCAACTTCAATGCGGGCGGCGTTAACGCTGCTTAGGGAACTGGGTGGCTATCGAAAAAAAATTGCGGTGCTAGGTGATATGCTTGAGCTTGGCGAAAAAGAAGCCGAGTTTCACGAAGAGATCGGGGCGATGCTGCGGCCGGAGATGGCGGATTACGTATTTGCTTATGGGCCGCTGGCGCACCATATTGCAGCGGCCGCCGCACCGTTTTTTGCCGATGGTCAGGTGCGGGCGTTCGACGATAAGGCGGCATTGGCCGAAGCGGTGCGTTCCGTCGCTTCTCCGGGCGATATCGTGTTGTTGAAGGCCTCGCGCGGGATGAAATTGGAAGAACTGCTCCGTCATTGGGTGTAA